A window of the Thermodesulfobacteriota bacterium genome harbors these coding sequences:
- a CDS encoding oxidoreductase produces the protein MEDKDIYGILIDYEYCTGCYTCVVACAQEYGYEPGVSGMRVMEIVEKLPNEKYYLVYLPFPTEVCTLCIGRVRRGLEPQCVKHCMSRCLDFGPLESLIKKMKEKKRTVLFRPR, from the coding sequence ATGGAAGACAAGGATATATACGGAATCCTTATAGATTACGAGTACTGTACCGGTTGCTACACCTGCGTTGTGGCCTGCGCTCAGGAATACGGATACGAGCCTGGAGTTTCCGGCATGAGGGTTATGGAAATCGTAGAAAAGCTTCCCAATGAGAAGTATTATCTGGTCTATCTTCCCTTTCCCACAGAAGTCTGTACGCTATGTATAGGGAGGGTAAGGAGGGGGCTCGAACCACAGTGTGTGAAGCACTGTATGTCCAGATGTCTGGATTTTGGACCTTTAGAGAGTCTTATAAAAAAAATGAAGGAGAAGAAAAGGACTGTTCTTTTTAGACCCAGGTAG
- a CDS encoding IclR family transcriptional regulator: MPKKGSSPEYTQTVPAVDQALRILFFMAKSPHPKLSLTEICKGVGIHKSKGYSILNTLIKYGLVSKDTEDKQYTLGLGLLSLSRKVIEDLDLRKLSLPYLEKIAAITKKTAIFGIIFGENLVVVAKKETENPINVTIRLGSNFHVTYGAHGRAIAAFLGEKELNSLLKRKKIYFFGSPSNFDKKRFEDELQKCRLKGYACDIGELYPGISAIAVPVFSSKMSVIGVFIVLGAYGEDKVEEYGKVLLECAKEFSLSLGADPKLTYDKYKKGD, encoded by the coding sequence ATGCCTAAAAAAGGATCGTCTCCAGAGTATACACAAACTGTGCCAGCTGTCGACCAAGCACTTAGAATACTATTTTTTATGGCAAAAAGCCCCCATCCAAAGCTCTCTTTAACAGAGATATGTAAGGGTGTGGGGATCCATAAGAGCAAGGGCTACTCTATTTTGAATACCCTCATAAAATATGGGCTTGTCTCTAAGGATACGGAGGATAAACAGTACACATTAGGTCTTGGGCTTCTTTCTCTCTCTAGAAAGGTCATTGAGGATTTAGATTTGAGAAAACTTTCTCTTCCATACCTGGAAAAAATAGCAGCTATCACAAAAAAGACAGCCATTTTTGGAATCATTTTCGGGGAGAACCTCGTTGTTGTTGCAAAAAAAGAAACGGAAAACCCAATAAACGTCACTATAAGGCTTGGCTCCAACTTCCATGTGACTTACGGTGCCCACGGAAGGGCAATAGCGGCTTTCCTTGGCGAAAAGGAGCTAAACTCGCTACTTAAAAGAAAGAAAATTTACTTTTTCGGGAGTCCTTCGAATTTTGACAAAAAAAGGTTCGAAGACGAGTTGCAAAAGTGTAGGCTTAAGGGGTATGCTTGCGATATAGGAGAACTATACCCCGGTATCTCTGCCATTGCCGTGCCTGTTTTCAGTTCCAAAATGAGCGTGATTGGAGTCTTCATTGTCCTCGGGGCGTACGGCGAAGACAAAGTAGAAGAGTATGGAAAGGTACTCCTTGAATGTGCAAAAGAGTTCTCATTAAGTCTAGGAGCTGATCCAAAACTCACATACGATAAATACAAAAAAGGAGATTGA
- the iorA gene encoding indolepyruvate ferredoxin oxidoreductase subunit alpha, whose translation MRRIMQGNEAIARGAYEAGVIVGCAYPGTPSSEILDALSKYDGVYAEWSPNEKVAIEVCHGASIAGGRAIACMKHVGLNVASDPFMTISYTGVKGGFVVVVADDPGQHSSQNEQDSRNWARFAKVPMLEPSDAQECKDFTKLAFDISEEFDTVVLIRSETRVSHSYSLVELGERNVVRQEFNLKKEDTPKYTMIPAFARKRRIEVKNRMERLKVYADTTFPFNVVEINDPEIGFITSGVSYLYTKEVFPEYSFLKLGMVWPLPLRLIENFIKKVKKVIVVEELDPFLETEIKAMGFKVSHGKDLLPEIGEFTPDIIEESLRRVIKKKALKKPKERLDVSDLPPRPPNMCAGCPHRPMFYILKKLDLFVFGDIGCYGLGASKPLSAMHMSTCMGAGVGGAYGAGKVLKEGWLGKICAVIGDSTFLHSGIPPLMDAVYNKGYSTTIILDNRITAMTGQQEHPGTGYTIRGEPTHAVDYEALVRALGVKHVRKVDPYKIKETMETIKEEVERNEASVIITVNSPCMLLRRERPKERFLYKFYTVDENFCRGCKACLELGCPALSWKPNLDKKKGVAFIVEDQCVGCSVCAQVCRFEAIKPGIINTPKDA comes from the coding sequence ATGCGTAGAATCATGCAGGGAAACGAAGCCATAGCAAGGGGCGCCTACGAGGCAGGGGTTATCGTTGGCTGCGCCTATCCTGGAACCCCAAGTAGCGAGATTTTAGATGCTTTATCTAAGTACGATGGAGTTTATGCGGAATGGTCGCCCAATGAGAAAGTAGCAATTGAGGTTTGCCACGGAGCTTCGATTGCGGGCGGCCGGGCCATAGCATGCATGAAACACGTTGGACTTAACGTAGCATCTGATCCATTCATGACCATCTCCTACACAGGGGTTAAAGGAGGGTTTGTGGTTGTAGTTGCCGACGATCCTGGCCAGCACAGTTCTCAAAACGAGCAGGACAGTAGAAACTGGGCTAGGTTTGCAAAAGTGCCAATGCTCGAACCATCCGATGCACAGGAGTGCAAGGATTTCACAAAGCTGGCATTCGATATAAGCGAGGAGTTCGACACCGTTGTGCTTATAAGGAGTGAGACGAGGGTATCCCATAGTTATTCTTTAGTCGAACTGGGTGAAAGGAATGTTGTAAGACAAGAGTTCAATTTAAAGAAGGAGGATACGCCGAAGTACACCATGATACCCGCTTTCGCAAGAAAGCGAAGGATAGAGGTCAAAAACCGGATGGAGAGACTGAAAGTTTATGCGGATACAACTTTCCCTTTCAACGTTGTCGAGATAAACGATCCCGAAATTGGATTTATAACATCTGGAGTTTCGTATCTCTACACAAAGGAGGTCTTTCCGGAATATTCTTTTCTTAAGCTTGGTATGGTTTGGCCGCTCCCTTTAAGGCTCATTGAAAATTTTATAAAAAAGGTGAAAAAGGTCATAGTTGTTGAAGAACTCGATCCTTTCTTGGAGACTGAAATAAAAGCCATGGGATTTAAGGTCTCCCACGGAAAGGATCTACTACCGGAAATAGGGGAGTTCACGCCTGATATCATAGAGGAAAGTCTAAGAAGAGTTATAAAAAAGAAAGCCTTAAAAAAACCGAAAGAAAGGCTCGACGTTTCAGATCTGCCGCCTAGACCGCCCAACATGTGCGCCGGATGTCCCCACCGTCCTATGTTCTACATTCTCAAAAAACTCGATCTTTTCGTTTTCGGCGATATCGGTTGTTACGGTCTTGGCGCATCTAAACCCCTCTCCGCTATGCACATGTCAACATGCATGGGCGCGGGTGTTGGTGGTGCCTATGGCGCAGGAAAGGTACTAAAGGAAGGATGGCTTGGGAAGATATGTGCGGTGATTGGCGATTCCACGTTTTTACACTCTGGGATTCCCCCTCTTATGGATGCGGTTTATAACAAGGGTTATTCCACAACGATTATACTTGACAATAGAATTACGGCTATGACAGGCCAACAGGAACATCCCGGGACAGGGTACACTATCAGGGGAGAACCTACACATGCCGTTGACTATGAGGCTTTAGTCCGAGCTCTGGGCGTGAAGCATGTAAGGAAGGTCGATCCGTATAAAATTAAGGAGACGATGGAGACAATAAAGGAAGAGGTTGAAAGAAACGAAGCCTCAGTGATAATAACAGTTAACAGTCCGTGCATGCTTTTGAGAAGGGAAAGACCGAAGGAAAGGTTTCTCTATAAATTTTACACCGTTGATGAAAATTTTTGCAGAGGCTGTAAAGCCTGTCTCGAGCTTGGCTGTCCGGCGTTAAGCTGGAAACCGAATCTCGACAAGAAAAAGGGGGTCGCCTTTATAGTTGAGGATCAATGTGTGGGATGTAGTGTCTGTGCCCAGGTGTGTAGATTTGAAGCGATAAAACCGGGAATTATAAACACACCGAAAGATGCCTAA
- a CDS encoding MFS transporter, with protein MKSFWKFDLTSIAYLILFWLFWFLIFTCRTVLAPLAPILEDEFKISHTLAGGLFASISIGNGIALFLMGIYSGAIGHKKSILISFIFNAFFLTLLSFNSFFFLLYPLLFGLGFTAGIYLPSSISLITKIYDERLWEKVIPIHDSAASASILLAPFIAYYLLKHTSWRGVFIILAVVFALASILFYLITKEVEEIKVEKKDTKRIFSEIVRNRTLWIISLILVVAAGGNMGLYYILPLYLSKELTLEISLAQKILGYTRIGAFVFSFTVGFLLEFFDIKRLLFFILFSSGILTFSCPFFSWDVMQYVLFLQATLISGMFPLCFVLSSRIFPLEKRAFAMGFVVSIASAFGIGIIPYILGFFGDHFTFALGIKLLGIIVTLASFFVLKL; from the coding sequence ATGAAAAGCTTTTGGAAATTCGATCTCACCTCAATAGCATACCTTATACTTTTTTGGCTTTTTTGGTTTCTCATCTTCACCTGTAGAACAGTTTTAGCCCCTCTAGCTCCTATCTTGGAAGACGAGTTCAAAATCTCGCATACCTTGGCGGGAGGCCTTTTCGCTTCCATATCGATAGGAAATGGGATTGCCCTTTTTCTAATGGGTATTTACTCAGGTGCGATAGGCCATAAGAAATCGATACTTATCTCTTTCATATTCAATGCGTTTTTCCTTACTCTCCTTTCTTTCAATAGCTTCTTCTTTCTTTTATATCCTTTGCTATTTGGGCTTGGATTCACAGCTGGTATCTATCTACCATCTTCAATCTCGCTTATCACCAAGATTTATGATGAACGCCTTTGGGAAAAGGTGATTCCCATCCACGATTCGGCAGCCTCCGCAAGTATTTTACTTGCCCCTTTTATAGCTTACTACCTTTTGAAACACACCTCTTGGAGAGGCGTTTTCATCATTTTGGCTGTGGTTTTCGCCTTGGCAAGTATTTTATTCTACCTAATCACAAAGGAGGTCGAGGAGATAAAAGTTGAAAAGAAGGATACGAAAAGAATCTTCTCGGAAATAGTTAGAAACAGAACTTTATGGATAATAAGTCTCATTCTCGTTGTCGCAGCCGGCGGGAACATGGGGCTCTACTATATACTGCCCCTTTATCTTTCAAAGGAACTTACGCTCGAAATCTCCCTTGCACAGAAAATACTAGGTTACACAAGGATAGGTGCCTTTGTCTTTTCTTTTACGGTGGGTTTTCTTTTAGAATTTTTCGACATAAAAAGACTACTCTTTTTTATCCTCTTTAGCTCAGGGATTCTTACTTTTTCGTGCCCGTTTTTTTCTTGGGATGTCATGCAGTACGTTCTTTTCCTGCAGGCCACCCTGATCTCTGGGATGTTTCCTTTATGTTTCGTTTTGAGTTCTCGGATCTTTCCTTTGGAGAAGAGAGCATTCGCAATGGGATTTGTTGTCTCGATAGCCTCTGCTTTTGGGATAGGGATTATTCCCTATATTTTAGGATTTTTTGGAGATCACTTCACTTTTGCTTTGGGAATAAAGCTCCTTGGAATAATTGTGACCCTTGCAAGCTTCTTCGTCCTAAAATTATAA
- the rpsR gene encoding 30S ribosomal protein S18, translated as MANKPKSQDLQKKRIYVRKKVCKFCEDPALKIDYKDPKLLKQFITERGKIMPRRMTGTCSYHQRKLRNAIKVARIIALLPFTTLSR; from the coding sequence ATGGCTAATAAACCTAAAAGTCAGGATTTGCAGAAGAAAAGGATTTATGTGAGAAAGAAAGTCTGTAAGTTCTGTGAGGATCCGGCTTTGAAGATCGATTACAAAGATCCTAAACTCTTAAAGCAGTTCATAACAGAAAGGGGGAAAATAATGCCCCGAAGGATGACAGGTACCTGTTCATACCATCAAAGAAAACTGAGGAACGCAATTAAGGTTGCTAGAATTATCGCTCTTTTGCCTTTCACCACTCTATCGCGCTAG
- the dnaB gene encoding replicative DNA helicase, which yields MELARAKKFKRTRLEAKVPPQNLEAEQSVLGGILSDPEAINKVVDLISPEDFYREAHRKIYELMVELYEKNEPIDIITLSSLAKDKDLLDEIGGVTYLSSLVDIMPTAANIMQYAKIVREKAILREMINVANEIIERSYDVDLDVEDYVDYAERMIFRISEKKFRPSFYPIKDIVKENVKTIWKLYEKKQAVTGIPTGFIELDRLTSGLQPCDFIVVAGRPSMGKTAFCMNIAQYVSQLKDPQIAVGIFSMEMSKEQLVTRMLSSEAEVDHARLRTGTFSGSELQRIFQAAGRLSEAKIFIDDSPSMTILELRARARRLSKEHNVGLIIIDYLQLIKGRGNAETREQEISEISRFLKALAKELKIPIIAISQLNRMVEQREDKRPRLADLRESGAIEQDADLILFIYRDEVYHKDKESNKGIAEIIIGKQRNGPTDTIKLAFIDKYATFKNLFRE from the coding sequence ATGGAGCTAGCCAGAGCAAAGAAATTCAAAAGAACGAGATTAGAAGCTAAGGTACCTCCACAGAATCTAGAGGCCGAGCAGTCGGTCTTAGGAGGCATTCTTTCGGATCCCGAGGCAATAAACAAGGTTGTAGATCTCATATCTCCGGAGGATTTTTACAGGGAAGCTCATAGAAAGATATACGAACTGATGGTCGAACTTTACGAGAAAAATGAGCCTATAGACATCATTACGTTGAGTTCGCTCGCAAAAGATAAAGACCTCCTCGATGAGATAGGAGGCGTGACATATCTGAGTTCTCTGGTGGATATAATGCCTACTGCCGCAAACATAATGCAGTACGCAAAGATAGTCAGGGAGAAGGCCATACTGAGGGAAATGATAAATGTGGCTAACGAGATCATTGAAAGGAGTTACGATGTCGATCTCGATGTGGAAGATTACGTGGACTATGCAGAAAGGATGATATTTAGGATTTCGGAAAAAAAGTTCAGACCATCATTTTATCCAATAAAAGACATTGTAAAAGAGAACGTTAAAACTATTTGGAAGCTCTATGAAAAAAAACAGGCTGTAACAGGAATACCAACCGGTTTTATAGAGCTCGACAGGCTGACAAGCGGTTTACAACCATGCGACTTTATAGTTGTGGCAGGAAGACCTAGCATGGGTAAGACCGCATTTTGTATGAACATTGCCCAGTACGTATCTCAGCTCAAAGACCCCCAGATAGCTGTAGGTATCTTTTCGATGGAGATGTCAAAAGAACAGCTTGTAACAAGGATGTTAAGCTCAGAGGCTGAGGTTGATCATGCGCGCTTAAGGACAGGGACCTTTTCAGGAAGCGAGCTGCAAAGGATATTCCAAGCGGCCGGAAGGTTATCGGAGGCCAAAATATTTATAGACGATTCGCCTTCCATGACCATTTTGGAGCTAAGGGCTAGAGCAAGAAGATTAAGTAAAGAGCATAATGTAGGCTTGATAATAATCGATTATCTCCAGCTTATTAAGGGTAGAGGGAATGCAGAGACAAGAGAGCAGGAGATATCTGAAATCTCGAGGTTCCTTAAAGCGCTCGCCAAGGAACTGAAAATACCGATAATCGCCATATCTCAGTTAAACAGGATGGTCGAACAGAGGGAGGATAAAAGGCCCCGTCTCGCAGACTTAAGGGAGTCGGGTGCCATAGAACAGGATGCCGATCTTATACTTTTTATATACAGGGACGAAGTTTACCATAAGGACAAGGAATCGAACAAGGGGATCGCAGAAATAATAATAGGTAAGCAAAGGAACGGCCCAACCGATACAATAAAACTCGCATTCATAGACAAATACGCTACGTTCAAGAACCTTTTCAGGGAATGA
- the yajC gene encoding preprotein translocase subunit YajC gives MMEIAYAMGSQAQEQQGGTEPWVSLIPLVLLGLIFYFLLIRPQQKRQKQHKMFLESLKKGDEVVTAGGLCGKISGITDNYVTLEISDKVRVKVLKSTIIDRMKGE, from the coding sequence ATGATGGAGATAGCATATGCGATGGGTAGTCAGGCTCAGGAACAGCAAGGCGGAACCGAGCCGTGGGTGAGTCTGATACCCCTTGTTCTGCTAGGTCTCATATTCTACTTTCTTCTTATAAGACCCCAGCAAAAGAGGCAAAAGCAACATAAAATGTTCCTCGAAAGTTTAAAAAAGGGGGATGAGGTTGTCACAGCAGGTGGACTCTGCGGAAAGATATCCGGAATAACGGATAACTACGTTACTTTAGAGATATCCGATAAGGTAAGAGTTAAGGTGTTAAAGAGCACCATAATCGATAGGATGAAAGGAGAGTAA
- a CDS encoding molybdopterin-dependent oxidoreductase, with product MDEKEIQAIRTTTWSAGPGCHGGCGVIAYVKDGRLLKIEGDPSHPWNQGRLCARALAMKQYIEHPKRLRKPLLRKGKRGEGVWEEISWDFAFDFIEERMKKIREESGPESFIFAMGTGRDIGPWISMLAYAYGSPNVMFALSGNACYSPRIAALDTFQGDYCVFDAGQWFEKRYDDPRFVLPQCMIIWGYNIHATCPDNLFGHWIVDMMKRGTKIIVIDPRFTWFSSRAEIWLPVRPGTDSALAMGLLYVILDEGLLDYEFLKEWTNASLLLKKDKDQLLRESDIYPDGKRENFLVWDEEAKRVSVWDTEELCYRPQASKVAISCEISLLDLNGKEIKCHTVWDAFQKRVKEYDPKTVEGITGVPASDTVRAARLYAKSKPASIHWGVPIDMTPNVTPLCHAIACLWALTGNLDVPGGNVIARFAFDCVAYALPGSEGVIKLKTKKQDLLRIGSNRFGPFQKFIWRCQTDSAFEQIFTGKPYPIRGMWIQACNPLAGIGMDPKRWLEAFLRLDFIVGVDLFMTPTLMYADIVLPSATFLEKNGIRSWWVPLQSINKALTIDDCKPDIEINFELAKRFDPEFKWKTVEELFDDILKPSGLTYKELQNKVWVFPPEGHPSHPYFRYKRGLLRKDGKKGFQTPTGRFELYSVLREDWGYEPLPLHEEPPFSPSSQPDLAKEYPLVLSTGRRSPVYFHSEHRMIPHLRILEPDPIVEIHPETAKKYGISDGEWVYVENWMGKAKFRAKVTPIVPKWMVMATHGWWFPERKAEEPELFGVWESNINLLIPMGYNGKDGLGAPIKHLLCKIYRA from the coding sequence ATGGATGAGAAGGAAATTCAAGCTATTAGAACAACAACTTGGTCGGCCGGACCAGGTTGTCACGGCGGTTGTGGCGTAATCGCGTATGTCAAGGATGGTAGGCTTTTAAAGATTGAGGGTGACCCAAGCCACCCCTGGAATCAGGGAAGATTATGTGCGCGTGCTTTGGCTATGAAGCAGTACATCGAGCATCCAAAAAGACTGAGAAAACCTCTTCTACGGAAAGGAAAAAGAGGGGAGGGAGTCTGGGAGGAGATATCTTGGGATTTTGCGTTCGACTTCATAGAGGAAAGGATGAAAAAAATTAGAGAGGAGTCCGGGCCTGAAAGTTTCATATTTGCTATGGGAACGGGCAGGGATATAGGCCCTTGGATCTCAATGCTTGCATATGCATACGGAAGTCCGAATGTCATGTTTGCTTTGAGCGGAAACGCTTGTTACAGCCCTAGGATTGCTGCTCTTGATACTTTTCAGGGCGATTACTGTGTTTTTGACGCGGGTCAATGGTTTGAAAAGAGGTATGACGATCCAAGATTCGTTCTTCCTCAATGCATGATAATTTGGGGTTACAACATTCATGCCACATGTCCCGACAATCTGTTTGGCCATTGGATAGTAGACATGATGAAGCGAGGCACAAAGATAATAGTTATAGATCCGAGGTTCACCTGGTTTTCATCTAGGGCTGAGATCTGGCTACCTGTAAGACCTGGTACTGATTCGGCACTGGCTATGGGACTACTCTACGTTATATTAGATGAGGGACTGTTAGATTATGAATTCCTTAAAGAATGGACAAACGCCTCTTTGCTTTTGAAAAAAGACAAAGATCAGCTCCTTCGTGAAAGCGATATCTATCCGGATGGAAAAAGAGAAAACTTTCTAGTCTGGGATGAAGAGGCTAAAAGGGTTTCGGTCTGGGATACGGAAGAGCTCTGTTATAGGCCTCAAGCATCAAAAGTGGCAATCTCCTGCGAAATTTCTCTTTTGGATTTAAACGGCAAGGAGATAAAGTGCCATACCGTATGGGATGCTTTCCAAAAAAGGGTAAAAGAGTACGATCCAAAGACCGTTGAAGGTATAACTGGCGTGCCGGCAAGCGACACAGTGAGAGCGGCTAGACTCTATGCCAAAAGCAAACCCGCCTCCATCCACTGGGGTGTACCGATAGACATGACTCCAAACGTAACACCCCTTTGTCACGCAATCGCGTGTCTTTGGGCTTTGACGGGCAATCTTGATGTTCCGGGAGGTAATGTTATTGCAAGATTCGCGTTTGACTGTGTCGCCTATGCTCTGCCCGGTTCGGAAGGGGTAATAAAACTTAAAACCAAAAAGCAGGATCTATTAAGGATCGGGAGTAATAGGTTCGGCCCTTTTCAGAAATTCATATGGAGATGTCAAACTGATAGTGCCTTCGAGCAGATATTTACCGGGAAGCCTTATCCAATAAGGGGAATGTGGATCCAGGCTTGTAACCCTCTTGCAGGGATCGGAATGGATCCTAAAAGGTGGCTTGAAGCATTTTTACGGCTCGATTTTATTGTAGGTGTGGATCTTTTTATGACTCCGACTTTAATGTACGCTGACATAGTTTTGCCTTCCGCAACATTTTTAGAAAAAAATGGAATAAGATCATGGTGGGTTCCGCTCCAAAGCATAAATAAAGCGCTAACGATCGATGATTGCAAACCCGACATCGAGATAAACTTTGAACTGGCGAAAAGATTCGACCCAGAGTTCAAATGGAAGACGGTGGAGGAGCTTTTCGACGATATACTTAAGCCATCGGGACTTACCTATAAAGAACTTCAAAATAAAGTATGGGTATTTCCCCCCGAGGGTCATCCAAGCCATCCGTATTTTCGTTATAAGAGGGGGCTTTTACGAAAGGACGGAAAGAAAGGATTTCAAACACCTACTGGCAGATTTGAACTTTACTCTGTCCTCCGTGAAGATTGGGGATACGAGCCATTGCCGCTTCACGAAGAACCCCCTTTTAGCCCTTCATCCCAACCGGACCTTGCGAAAGAATATCCTTTGGTCCTTTCTACGGGGAGGAGATCTCCCGTTTATTTCCACAGCGAACATAGAATGATTCCACATCTTCGCATTTTAGAGCCCGATCCAATTGTGGAGATTCATCCTGAGACCGCAAAAAAGTACGGTATCTCTGATGGAGAATGGGTCTACGTCGAAAACTGGATGGGAAAAGCGAAATTCAGGGCGAAGGTCACACCAATAGTCCCAAAATGGATGGTTATGGCGACCCATGGCTGGTGGTTCCCTGAAAGAAAGGCTGAAGAGCCTGAGCTTTTTGGAGTTTGGGAGTCGAATATAAATCTTCTCATCCCAATGGGCTATAACGGAAAGGACGGTCTTGGAGCTCCAATAAAGCATCTACTTTGTAAAATTTACAGGGCCTAA
- a CDS encoding CDP-alcohol phosphatidyltransferase family protein — MTIPNALSLFRLVATFFFIFFVTKEMFGFAFTIFLLQALSDLADGLIARRFGFKTLMGTYLDPIADKFMLLSTYLILTYKSMVPKWLTFIVLFKDFLILLGFFTLYNFSVRIVPNPRPLGKICTASQMVAIAYLLWAGTEGYVDYFFYATAICTVLSTFDYFFSGLFLYAKYRLNKG; from the coding sequence ATGACAATACCAAATGCGCTTTCTCTCTTTAGGCTCGTAGCCACTTTTTTCTTTATCTTTTTCGTAACTAAAGAAATGTTCGGTTTTGCCTTCACAATCTTTTTGCTACAGGCACTCAGCGACCTTGCGGATGGTCTTATAGCAAGGAGGTTTGGATTTAAAACCCTTATGGGTACTTATCTAGATCCGATAGCTGATAAGTTCATGCTCCTTTCAACCTATTTGATCCTGACTTACAAAAGTATGGTCCCAAAATGGCTAACTTTCATCGTCCTTTTCAAGGATTTTCTCATTCTTTTGGGATTCTTCACTCTATATAATTTTTCTGTGCGAATAGTTCCAAACCCAAGACCTTTAGGTAAGATATGTACTGCTTCCCAGATGGTGGCTATCGCATATCTTCTCTGGGCAGGAACCGAAGGTTATGTTGACTACTTTTTTTACGCAACCGCCATTTGCACAGTTCTTTCTACGTTTGATTATTTCTTCTCTGGCCTTTTTCTTTATGCGAAATATAGACTCAATAAAGGGTGA
- the rplI gene encoding 50S ribosomal protein L9, with translation MRVILTENVEGVGKKGEVITVRDGYGRNYLIPKGLAVPATEGNLKRLDHLLREMEKKRQRIERHSQELKRLLEEKVVNIYKKIGKDGKLFGSVTQKDISDAIQKTFKISIDKRNITIEEPIRSEGIHTVEVDLGQGIKASLKISVERKE, from the coding sequence ATGAGAGTGATCCTTACGGAAAATGTGGAAGGTGTTGGAAAAAAAGGTGAAGTTATAACCGTTAGGGACGGCTACGGGAGGAACTATCTCATACCTAAAGGACTGGCGGTACCAGCAACGGAAGGGAATCTAAAAAGGTTAGATCATTTGTTGCGGGAAATGGAAAAAAAAAGGCAGAGGATTGAGAGGCACTCTCAGGAACTGAAAAGACTCTTGGAAGAGAAGGTTGTTAATATTTACAAAAAGATAGGAAAAGACGGAAAGCTATTTGGTTCAGTCACCCAGAAGGATATCTCAGACGCCATCCAAAAGACTTTCAAAATCTCGATTGATAAGAGAAATATAACGATCGAAGAACCAATAAGAAGCGAAGGCATCCATACGGTTGAAGTGGATCTGGGTCAGGGGATCAAAGCTTCGTTAAAGATTTCGGTGGAAAGAAAAGAGTAG
- the rpsF gene encoding 30S ribosomal protein S6, which translates to MPRYENIIILNPETPKEEKEELLKRVRTNIEKTGAKIIRFDDWEVRKLAYSIKKMDRGHYFYILFDAQKEAIPQLDRFYKTQDNLLRHLFVRVDDTEEGPKTVPEQVIFDELEGEYS; encoded by the coding sequence GTGCCAAGATACGAGAATATCATAATTCTAAATCCCGAGACTCCCAAAGAGGAAAAGGAGGAATTGCTAAAGAGGGTGAGAACGAATATCGAGAAAACTGGGGCCAAAATCATAAGGTTCGATGACTGGGAAGTGAGGAAGCTCGCCTATTCAATCAAAAAGATGGACAGGGGTCACTATTTCTACATTCTATTTGACGCCCAAAAAGAGGCAATTCCTCAACTCGATAGGTTCTACAAAACACAGGACAACTTACTCCGTCACCTCTTCGTTAGAGTCGACGATACAGAAGAGGGTCCCAAAACAGTCCCAGAGCAGGTTATTTTTGATGAGCTTGAGGGTGAGTACAGTTGA